From a region of the Anaeromyxobacter sp. genome:
- the argF gene encoding ornithine carbamoyltransferase: MPGTKRDFLRLTDLDRSGLLELIERAAEWKLLGKKGPRPLDGHTIGLIFEKASTRTRVSFEVAAYQLGGHVLFLSPRDTQLGRGEPISDTARVLSRYLDALVVRTFGHDKLEEIAGFATVPVINALTDASHPCQLLADLLTVAERFGVDALHRGGLKIAWIGDGNNMANSWLEACALLGFELALACPPGYDPDAGLLARCGGRARLVRTPAEAAAGAHVLNTDVWASMGQEGEQARREKDFAGFIVDEALLARARPDAVVLHCLPAHRGEEISEAVLEGPRSAVWDEAENRLHAQKALLELLLAGR, encoded by the coding sequence ATGCCAGGCACCAAGCGCGACTTCCTCCGCCTCACCGATCTCGACCGCAGCGGGCTCCTGGAGCTCATCGAGCGGGCCGCCGAGTGGAAGCTGCTCGGCAAGAAGGGCCCCAGGCCGCTCGACGGCCACACCATCGGCCTGATCTTCGAGAAGGCCTCCACCCGCACGCGGGTGAGCTTCGAGGTGGCGGCCTACCAGCTGGGCGGCCACGTCCTCTTCCTCTCGCCGCGCGACACGCAGCTGGGGCGCGGCGAGCCCATCAGCGACACGGCCCGGGTGCTGTCGCGCTACCTGGACGCCCTGGTGGTGCGCACCTTCGGCCACGACAAGCTGGAGGAGATCGCCGGCTTCGCCACCGTGCCCGTCATCAACGCCCTGACCGACGCCTCCCACCCGTGCCAGCTGCTGGCCGACCTGCTCACGGTGGCGGAGCGCTTCGGGGTCGACGCCCTGCACCGGGGCGGGCTCAAGATCGCCTGGATCGGCGACGGCAACAACATGGCCAACAGCTGGCTGGAGGCCTGCGCGCTGCTGGGCTTCGAGCTGGCCCTGGCCTGCCCCCCGGGCTACGACCCGGACGCTGGCCTGCTGGCCCGCTGCGGCGGCCGGGCCCGGCTGGTCCGGACCCCGGCCGAGGCGGCCGCAGGGGCCCACGTGCTCAACACCGACGTCTGGGCCAGCATGGGCCAGGAGGGCGAGCAGGCGCGGCGCGAGAAGGACTTCGCCGGCTTCATCGTGGACGAGGCGCTGCTGGCGCGGGCCCGCCCCGACGCGGTGGTGCTGCACTGCCTGCCGGCCCACCGCGGCGAGGAGATCAGCGAGGCCGTGCTGGAGGGGCCGCGGTCGGCGGTCTGGGACGAGGCCGAGAACCGGCTGCACGCCCAGAAGGCCCTGCTCGAGCTGCTGCTGGCGGGGCGCTGA
- a CDS encoding GreA/GreB family elongation factor, which produces MATPRYITPQGFQVLAAEHWDIWTVQRPRVVAAVEAAAALGDRSDNADYRFGKRKLYELDRRLRFLSERMDALTVLAPEPHASGRAYFGAWVTLELEEGGERTYRLVGPDEFDLARGLLSVDSPMGRALLAKGPGDTAVVPRPGGPIEVTVVAVRYEEGAGGTANAAGKAVRASTSSSTASSLAAHPERSGGEADAKSRGTRTRTRTPTPTPTPTPTSTSTSTPTSTLTSTRTRTRPRTSTPTSTSTPTPTPTPTPTPTSTSTRTRTRTSTPTRTSTRPRAAPRTTRSPRKPR; this is translated from the coding sequence ATGGCCACGCCGCGCTACATCACGCCCCAGGGCTTCCAGGTGCTGGCCGCCGAGCACTGGGACATCTGGACGGTGCAGCGCCCCCGCGTCGTGGCCGCGGTGGAGGCGGCCGCCGCCCTGGGCGACCGGAGCGACAACGCCGACTACCGCTTCGGCAAGCGCAAGCTGTACGAGCTGGACCGGCGGCTGCGCTTCCTCTCGGAGCGGATGGACGCCCTGACGGTGCTGGCGCCGGAGCCGCACGCCTCCGGCCGGGCCTACTTCGGCGCCTGGGTGACCCTGGAGCTCGAGGAGGGCGGCGAGCGGACCTACCGGCTGGTCGGCCCGGACGAGTTCGACCTGGCGCGCGGGCTCCTCTCGGTGGACTCGCCCATGGGGCGCGCCCTGCTGGCCAAGGGCCCGGGGGACACCGCGGTGGTGCCGCGCCCCGGCGGACCGATCGAGGTGACGGTGGTGGCGGTGAGGTACGAGGAGGGGGCGGGGGGGACGGCGAATGCGGCCGGGAAGGCGGTTCGGGCGTCGACGTCCTCCAGCACCGCGAGCAGCCTGGCAGCTCACCCCGAGCGGAGCGGCGGCGAAGCCGACGCGAAGTCGAGGGGGACCCGGACCCGGACCCGGACCCCGACCCCGACCCCGACCCCGACCCCGACCTCGACCTCGACCTCGACCCCGACCTCGACCCTGACCTCGACCCGGACCCGGACCCGGCCCCGAACCTCGACCCCGACCTCGACCTCGACCCCGACCCCGACCCCGACCCCGACCCCGACCCCGACCTCGACCTCGACCCGGACCCGGACCCGAACCTCGACCCCGACCCGGACCTCGACCCGGCCCCGCGCCGCGCCCCGGACCACCCGCTCCCCCCGGAAGCCACGGTGA
- a CDS encoding YihA family ribosome biogenesis GTP-binding protein, with protein sequence MALQVVSTEFLKTATKPDEWPRGDFPEIAFVGRSNVGKSSMLNALSHKRKLARVSATPGRTRALQFFEVRYRSTPNARPRVVRFGDLPGYGYAKVSKDERVRWIAMIDAYLRERQQLRAVVLIVDARHEPMESDLDALKFLTQAGRVVVVAATKMDKLARTKRGHALAAVEKALSLPRGGAVPFSAEEGTGADALWARIHLLCSAAKAEAGGVMVEGEDGDGAAEPELPGDEEG encoded by the coding sequence GTGGCCCTGCAGGTGGTCTCGACGGAGTTCCTGAAGACGGCCACCAAGCCGGACGAGTGGCCGCGCGGCGACTTCCCGGAGATCGCCTTCGTGGGGCGCAGCAACGTGGGCAAGTCGTCGATGCTCAACGCCCTCTCCCACAAGCGGAAGCTGGCCCGCGTCTCGGCCACCCCCGGGCGGACCCGGGCGCTGCAGTTCTTCGAGGTGCGCTACCGCTCCACGCCCAACGCCCGGCCCCGGGTGGTGCGCTTCGGCGACCTGCCGGGGTACGGCTACGCCAAGGTGTCGAAGGACGAGCGGGTCCGCTGGATCGCCATGATCGACGCCTACCTGCGCGAGCGGCAGCAGCTGCGCGCGGTGGTGCTCATCGTGGACGCGCGCCACGAGCCCATGGAGTCGGACCTCGACGCGCTCAAGTTCCTGACGCAGGCCGGCCGGGTGGTGGTGGTGGCGGCCACCAAGATGGACAAGCTGGCCCGCACCAAGCGCGGCCACGCCCTGGCCGCGGTGGAGAAGGCGCTCTCGCTGCCGCGGGGCGGCGCGGTGCCCTTCTCGGCGGAGGAGGGGACCGGCGCCGACGCGCTGTGGGCCCGCATCCACCTGCTCTGCAGCGCGGCCAAGGCCGAGGCCGGCGGCGTGATGGTGGAGGGCGAGGACGGCGACGGCGCCGCCGAGCCGGAGCTGCCGGGGGACGAGGAGGGCTGA
- a CDS encoding dephospho-CoA kinase, with the protein MRLVGLTGGIATGKSTFAAALRALGAPVVDADALARQVVAPGAPALAEVARAFGPGVLQADGTLDRQALGALVFADPAARRRLEAITHPAIRQAMLAETARLAAAGHDLAFYDAPLLFEVGLDQAMALVVVVFAPPEAQLARLAARDGLSRAQAEARLAAQLPVAEKAARADVVVDNADERAPLGPKAAALLADLRAGLGRRLPSAPPRRY; encoded by the coding sequence GTGCGGCTCGTCGGCCTCACCGGCGGGATCGCCACCGGCAAGTCCACCTTCGCGGCGGCGCTGCGCGCCCTGGGCGCGCCGGTGGTGGACGCCGACGCCCTGGCCCGGCAGGTGGTGGCGCCCGGCGCCCCGGCGCTGGCCGAGGTGGCCCGGGCCTTCGGGCCCGGCGTGCTCCAGGCCGACGGGACACTCGACCGCCAGGCGCTGGGGGCGCTGGTGTTCGCCGACCCCGCGGCGCGCCGCCGGCTGGAGGCCATCACCCACCCCGCCATCCGCCAGGCCATGCTGGCCGAGACCGCCCGACTGGCCGCGGCCGGCCACGATCTGGCCTTCTACGACGCCCCGCTGCTCTTCGAGGTGGGGCTCGACCAGGCCATGGCGCTGGTGGTGGTGGTCTTCGCCCCGCCCGAGGCCCAGCTGGCCCGGCTGGCCGCCCGCGACGGCCTGTCGCGCGCCCAGGCCGAGGCCCGGCTGGCCGCCCAGCTGCCGGTGGCGGAGAAGGCCGCCCGGGCCGACGTGGTGGTGGACAACGCCGACGAGCGCGCACCGCTCGGCCCCAAGGCGGCCGCCTTGCTGGCGGACCTGCGGGCCGGGCTGGGGCGGAGGCTTCCCTCGGCGCCTCCCAGGCGCTATTGA
- a CDS encoding tetratricopeptide repeat protein, with amino-acid sequence MSDDRYQGFRFDPAALAEDVDLDAERRREILFAEASLATWTHFDLLGLPWNASTDAARAAYVDKVKLFHPDRYPGKRLGSYRARLEKVFRRLTEARDALADEARRAAYARATAPALELTRLEARRLEDERRGEERRARLSRQNPLLARASRVADLLKRGREGMAAGAFQQAANDFQMVASLDPSNREAAELAADCRRRSLAGKVQELVDRAHASEVMSQWGAALSAYRAAIEVDPTAFGACILASRAARELGDLSAAREHAEQATRAAPRNGAAHEALGLALEGLGQKGEAKKALERALELDPRLESAKERLKKLRWSFLG; translated from the coding sequence TTGAGCGACGACAGGTACCAGGGCTTTCGATTCGACCCGGCGGCCCTCGCCGAGGACGTGGACCTCGACGCCGAGCGGCGCCGCGAGATCCTGTTCGCCGAGGCCAGCCTGGCGACCTGGACCCACTTCGACCTGCTGGGGTTGCCCTGGAACGCCTCCACCGACGCGGCCCGGGCCGCCTACGTGGACAAGGTCAAGCTGTTCCACCCGGACCGCTACCCCGGCAAGCGGCTGGGCAGCTACCGGGCCAGGCTGGAGAAGGTCTTCCGCCGGCTCACCGAGGCCCGCGACGCCCTGGCCGACGAGGCGCGGCGCGCCGCCTACGCCCGCGCCACCGCGCCGGCGCTGGAGCTGACCCGCCTGGAGGCCCGGCGCCTCGAGGACGAGCGGCGCGGGGAGGAGCGGCGCGCCCGCCTGTCCCGGCAGAACCCGCTGCTGGCGCGCGCCAGCCGGGTGGCCGACCTGCTGAAGCGCGGGCGGGAGGGCATGGCGGCCGGCGCCTTCCAGCAGGCGGCCAACGACTTCCAGATGGTGGCCAGCCTGGACCCGAGCAACCGGGAGGCGGCCGAGCTGGCCGCCGACTGCCGGCGCCGCTCGCTGGCCGGCAAGGTCCAGGAGCTGGTCGACCGGGCGCACGCCTCCGAGGTCATGAGCCAGTGGGGCGCGGCGCTGTCGGCCTACCGCGCCGCCATCGAGGTGGACCCCACCGCCTTCGGCGCCTGCATCCTGGCCTCGCGGGCCGCCCGCGAGCTGGGCGACCTCTCGGCGGCCCGCGAGCACGCCGAGCAGGCCACCCGGGCCGCCCCGCGCAACGGGGCCGCCCACGAGGCGCTGGGCCTGGCGCTGGAGGGCCTGGGCCAGAAGGGCGAGGCCAAGAAGGCGCTGGAGCGGGCCCTGGAGCTCGATCCCCGCCTGGAGTCCGCCAAGGAGCGGCTGAAGAAGCTGCGCTGGAGCTTCCTGGGATGA
- the metF gene encoding methylenetetrahydrofolate reductase [NAD(P)H], translated as MKISDLLRFARERGEPLFSFEFFPPKTDDGFKALVETVEALRPLAPAYVSVTYGAGGSTRATTVELVKRLKRESGIEPMAHLTCVGASRDELAGVLDELAAAGVHNVLALRGDPPRGQATFQPHPDGFRHAGELVAWIRSQPARWDFCLGAAAYPEGHPENRDLAVDLRHLQRKVAAGVDFLVTQLFFSNAAYQGFVERARAAGIQVPIIPGIMPFTNVEQVERFTAMCGASIPQRLQAAMEVRRADPESARELGVAYASLQCQDLLRRGAPGIHFYTLNRSPSTRAIVAALRASEPWRDLG; from the coding sequence GTGAAGATCAGCGACCTGTTGCGCTTCGCCCGCGAGCGGGGCGAGCCCCTCTTCAGCTTCGAGTTCTTCCCGCCCAAGACCGACGACGGGTTCAAGGCGCTGGTCGAGACGGTGGAGGCGCTGCGCCCGCTGGCGCCGGCCTACGTCTCGGTCACCTACGGGGCCGGCGGCTCGACCAGGGCCACCACCGTGGAGCTGGTCAAGCGGCTCAAGCGCGAGTCCGGCATCGAGCCGATGGCCCACCTGACCTGCGTCGGCGCCTCGCGCGACGAGCTGGCCGGCGTGCTCGACGAGCTGGCCGCCGCCGGGGTCCACAACGTGCTGGCGCTGCGGGGGGACCCGCCGCGCGGCCAGGCCACCTTCCAGCCGCACCCGGACGGCTTCCGCCACGCCGGCGAGCTGGTGGCCTGGATCCGGTCGCAGCCGGCCCGCTGGGACTTCTGCCTGGGCGCCGCCGCCTACCCGGAGGGCCATCCGGAGAACCGCGACCTGGCGGTGGACCTGCGCCACCTGCAGCGCAAGGTGGCCGCCGGCGTCGACTTCCTGGTGACCCAGCTCTTCTTCTCCAACGCCGCCTACCAGGGCTTCGTGGAGCGGGCCCGGGCGGCCGGGATCCAGGTGCCCATCATCCCGGGCATCATGCCGTTCACCAACGTGGAGCAGGTGGAGCGGTTCACCGCCATGTGCGGCGCCTCCATCCCGCAGCGGCTGCAGGCCGCCATGGAGGTGCGCCGGGCCGACCCCGAGTCGGCCCGCGAGCTGGGGGTGGCCTACGCCTCCCTGCAGTGCCAGGACCTGCTCAGGCGCGGCGCGCCCGGCATCCACTTCTACACGCTCAACCGCTCCCCCTCGACGCGCGCCATCGTGGCGGCGCTGCGCGCCTCGGAGCCCTGGCGGGACCTGGGCTGA
- the dnaK gene encoding molecular chaperone DnaK, with translation MSDLDPVIGIDLGTTNSVVATVRDGVPRVIPSRSGQLLTPSIVAVARNGKELTGHLAKRQAITNAENTVYAAKRLIGRRWGSREVEDARRVLPYELVAGPEGNDVRIKLGGRVVSIPEVSALVLAELKADAEAWFGRPVTQAVVTVPAYFNDGQRQSTKDAGRIAGLEVLRIINEPTSAALAYGFGKQVEKKVVVFDLGGGTFDVSILDIGKSVFDVVGVGGDTYLGGEDFDRRVMDWLTFTFAKENGGLDMRQDKMALQRLKDASEKAKIELSSLPAADIHLPFLVSAGDGKQALHLTKQLTREKLEELTKDLVDRCIAVAERTLRDAGVRPAQVDEVILVGGMTRMPRVQRAVKEFFGREPCKGVHPDEVVALGAAIQAQALTSPQQAGAEVLLLDVTPQNLGLMVVGGYFQTVIPRNTTVPTSQTHLFTTVQDNQASVRIAVLQGEKERAVENELLGEFILAGIRPARRGEVSIEVTFDISADGIVGVAARDVDTGQQQSITVTATSGLTEEELKRILDERVDDLLARKQSTAEFDRARERATSAMREIEGLVPAVQAALERSKFGKDAVQKAEGVMARVRQAIEARDAADLRASEESLDRTLQLFKGLAGQAVRPPGGA, from the coding sequence ATGAGCGACCTCGACCCCGTCATCGGCATCGATCTCGGCACCACCAACTCGGTGGTGGCCACCGTGCGCGACGGCGTGCCCCGCGTCATCCCCAGCCGCTCCGGCCAGCTGCTCACGCCGTCCATCGTGGCGGTGGCCAGGAACGGCAAGGAGTTGACCGGCCACCTGGCCAAGCGCCAGGCCATCACCAACGCCGAGAACACCGTCTACGCCGCCAAGCGGCTCATCGGGCGGCGCTGGGGCTCGCGCGAGGTGGAGGACGCCCGCCGGGTGCTGCCCTACGAGCTGGTGGCCGGGCCGGAGGGGAACGACGTCCGGATCAAGCTGGGCGGCCGGGTGGTCTCCATCCCGGAGGTCTCGGCGCTGGTGCTGGCCGAGCTGAAGGCCGACGCGGAGGCCTGGTTCGGCCGCCCGGTGACGCAGGCGGTGGTGACCGTGCCGGCCTACTTCAACGACGGCCAGCGCCAGTCCACCAAGGACGCCGGCCGCATCGCCGGGCTGGAGGTGCTGCGCATCATCAACGAGCCCACCAGCGCGGCGCTGGCCTACGGCTTCGGCAAGCAGGTCGAGAAGAAGGTGGTGGTCTTCGACCTGGGCGGCGGCACCTTCGACGTCTCCATCCTGGACATCGGCAAGAGCGTCTTCGACGTGGTGGGGGTGGGCGGCGACACCTACCTGGGCGGCGAGGACTTCGACCGCCGGGTGATGGACTGGCTCACCTTCACCTTCGCCAAGGAGAACGGCGGGCTCGACATGCGCCAGGACAAGATGGCGCTGCAGCGGCTCAAGGACGCCTCCGAGAAGGCCAAGATCGAGCTCTCCTCCCTGCCGGCGGCCGACATCCACCTGCCGTTCCTGGTGTCGGCGGGCGACGGCAAGCAGGCGCTGCACCTCACCAAGCAGCTGACCCGCGAGAAGCTGGAGGAGCTCACCAAGGACCTGGTGGACCGCTGCATCGCGGTGGCCGAGCGGACCCTGCGCGACGCCGGGGTGCGCCCGGCCCAGGTGGACGAGGTGATCCTGGTGGGCGGCATGACCCGCATGCCGCGGGTGCAGCGGGCCGTGAAGGAGTTCTTCGGCCGCGAGCCGTGCAAGGGGGTCCACCCGGACGAGGTGGTGGCGCTGGGCGCCGCCATCCAGGCCCAGGCGCTCACCTCGCCGCAGCAGGCCGGCGCCGAGGTGCTGCTGCTGGACGTCACGCCGCAGAACCTGGGGCTGATGGTGGTGGGCGGCTACTTCCAGACCGTCATCCCCAGGAACACCACCGTGCCGACCAGCCAGACCCACCTCTTCACCACCGTGCAGGACAACCAGGCCTCGGTGCGCATCGCGGTGCTGCAGGGCGAGAAGGAGCGGGCGGTGGAGAACGAGCTGCTGGGCGAGTTCATCCTGGCCGGCATCCGGCCGGCCCGCCGCGGCGAGGTCTCCATCGAGGTGACCTTCGACATCAGCGCCGACGGCATCGTGGGCGTGGCGGCCCGCGACGTGGACACCGGGCAGCAGCAGTCCATCACCGTGACCGCCACCTCGGGGCTCACCGAGGAGGAGCTCAAGCGCATCCTCGACGAGCGCGTCGACGACCTGCTGGCGCGCAAGCAGTCCACCGCCGAGTTCGACCGGGCCCGCGAGCGGGCCACCTCCGCCATGCGCGAGATCGAGGGGCTGGTGCCGGCGGTGCAGGCGGCGCTGGAGCGCAGCAAGTTCGGCAAGGACGCGGTGCAGAAGGCCGAGGGGGTCATGGCGCGGGTGCGCCAGGCCATCGAGGCGCGTGACGCCGCCGACCTGCGGGCCTCCGAGGAGTCGCTCGATCGGACCCTGCAGCTCTTCAAGGGGCTGGCCGGGCAGGCCGTGCGCCCGCCGGGCGGGGCCTGA
- a CDS encoding SDR family oxidoreductase translates to MAQPFHLVTGFPGFLGKRLVRRLVAGPDGQVGPPPRLACLVQPHRAAAARAALDAMGASGAEVVEGDVTHMHLGLSGAEWRDLAGQVTDVWHLAAKTRLGTGHGEMRRVNVEGTRNVLELCRAARRLERLSHFSTAFVSGTREGVILEDELAVGQRFHNGYEETKYQAELLVRRAQSELPATVLRPSIVVGDSRTGEIDRFDGPYALAILLVASPLAVPLPLPGDAVAPLNVVPVDFVVEAAVAASRHPAAAGRTIHLVDPSPMSARGVYELIAARAGKKLPTVSVPHRAFQALLQLPWLERLSRTHRPAIEYVNHLAIYNCRTLLEVLEGSGLRCPPIASYLDRLIEFVEASFARRRDAEQAGEPDDPLDREPAPR, encoded by the coding sequence ATGGCCCAGCCCTTCCACCTCGTCACCGGGTTCCCGGGCTTCCTGGGGAAGCGGCTGGTGCGCCGCCTGGTCGCCGGCCCGGACGGCCAGGTCGGCCCGCCGCCGCGCCTCGCCTGCCTGGTCCAGCCGCACCGCGCCGCGGCCGCCCGCGCCGCCCTCGACGCCATGGGCGCCTCCGGGGCCGAGGTGGTGGAGGGCGACGTCACCCACATGCACCTGGGGCTCTCCGGCGCCGAGTGGCGTGACCTGGCCGGCCAGGTCACCGACGTGTGGCACCTGGCGGCCAAGACCCGCCTCGGCACCGGGCACGGCGAGATGCGCCGGGTCAACGTGGAGGGCACCCGCAACGTGCTGGAGCTGTGCCGGGCCGCCCGGCGCCTGGAGCGGCTCAGCCACTTCAGCACCGCCTTCGTCTCCGGCACGCGGGAGGGCGTCATCCTGGAGGACGAGCTGGCGGTGGGGCAGCGCTTCCACAACGGCTACGAGGAGACCAAGTACCAGGCCGAGCTGCTGGTGCGCCGGGCCCAGTCCGAGCTGCCGGCCACCGTGCTGCGCCCCAGCATCGTGGTGGGCGACTCGCGCACCGGCGAGATCGACCGCTTCGACGGCCCCTACGCGCTGGCCATCCTGCTGGTGGCCTCGCCGCTGGCGGTGCCCCTGCCGCTGCCGGGCGACGCGGTGGCGCCGCTCAACGTGGTGCCGGTGGACTTCGTGGTGGAGGCGGCGGTGGCCGCCTCGCGCCACCCGGCCGCCGCGGGCCGCACCATCCACCTGGTGGACCCCTCGCCCATGTCGGCGCGGGGCGTCTACGAGCTCATCGCCGCCCGGGCCGGCAAGAAGCTGCCCACCGTCTCGGTGCCGCACCGGGCCTTCCAGGCCCTGCTGCAGCTCCCCTGGCTGGAGCGGCTCTCGCGCACCCACCGGCCGGCCATCGAGTACGTCAACCACCTGGCCATCTACAACTGCCGCACCCTGCTGGAGGTGCTGGAGGGCAGCGGCCTGCGCTGCCCGCCCATCGCCAGCTACCTCGACCGGCTCATCGAGTTCGTGGAGGCCAGCTTCGCCCGGCGCCGCGACGCCGAGCAGGCCGGCGAGCCGGACGACCCGCTCGACCGCGAGCCTGCCCCGCGCTGA
- a CDS encoding HNH endonuclease: MRLWVHVRTRPPPHPPSAASAPVAFASPSNPGSTSPISPTSLAWLAAPAPARATPLPFACEASQAWRAERRLQPLPPATLPEARTGRDQLARLLSREHAAAAAFLVALSDFDRRRGWEALGHANLFAFLTRELKLSRSGAFFRLSAARLVARFPAVLAALEDGHLCLTSVAALARVLTEENQAEVLPRFFGCSSREANEVAAALAPRPDPARRTVVTAVEPPEQACPAGVVQSTGLLLSLAPARASAPARPGDPDQPGEPVAPVQDLRTSATLAASRREEVACPAPVQSTGLLPASPPPPAPAAALVAPPPAAALERPDQAARASQPDEVEPLTAELRRLHVTVSRRFLSKLDAAHDGLSHALPSATTEQVLEAALDLLLERQASRRGLVKRPSRPSPTGAREAAQPVSAAVSTGAPGPGAGSASEVPGAASRAPGNERTATPAATQASTPASTPAAPPASRHIPAAVRREVWLRDGQRCQHPLDAGGTCGSTLRLELDHLVPLALGGPSTADNLQVTCAAHNRAAARATLGEALAASGRGRAGRGSRGDGRRR, encoded by the coding sequence ATGAGACTCTGGGTGCATGTCCGCACGCGCCCTCCACCTCACCCCCCCTCCGCCGCCAGCGCGCCGGTGGCCTTCGCCTCCCCCTCGAACCCTGGCTCCACCTCGCCCATCTCGCCCACCTCGCTCGCCTGGCTCGCCGCGCCGGCCCCGGCCCGCGCCACCCCGCTCCCGTTCGCCTGCGAGGCCTCGCAGGCCTGGCGCGCCGAGCGCCGCCTCCAGCCGCTTCCGCCGGCCACCCTCCCGGAGGCCCGCACCGGACGCGACCAGCTCGCCCGCCTCCTCTCCCGCGAGCACGCCGCCGCAGCCGCCTTCCTCGTGGCCCTCTCCGACTTCGACCGCCGCCGCGGCTGGGAGGCGCTCGGCCACGCCAACCTGTTCGCCTTCCTCACCCGCGAGCTCAAGCTCTCCAGGAGCGGCGCCTTCTTCCGCCTCTCGGCCGCCCGCCTGGTGGCCCGCTTCCCGGCCGTGCTGGCGGCGCTCGAGGACGGCCACCTCTGCCTCACCTCGGTGGCCGCCCTGGCCCGGGTGCTCACCGAGGAGAACCAGGCCGAGGTGCTGCCCCGCTTCTTCGGCTGCTCTTCGCGCGAGGCCAACGAGGTCGCCGCGGCGCTCGCGCCCAGGCCCGACCCGGCCAGGCGCACCGTGGTCACGGCGGTGGAGCCGCCCGAGCAGGCCTGCCCCGCTGGGGTAGTCCAGTCGACTGGACTGCTGCTGTCGCTCGCTCCTGCCCGGGCCAGCGCACCTGCCAGGCCTGGCGACCCCGACCAGCCCGGCGAACCCGTCGCTCCCGTCCAGGACCTCCGGACCAGCGCCACCCTCGCGGCGAGCCGGCGTGAGGAGGTGGCGTGCCCCGCGCCAGTCCAGTCGACTGGACTCCTCCCCGCCTCGCCCCCGCCACCGGCGCCTGCCGCCGCCCTCGTCGCGCCGCCTCCCGCCGCAGCCCTCGAGCGCCCCGACCAGGCCGCCCGCGCCAGCCAGCCCGACGAGGTCGAGCCACTCACCGCCGAGCTGCGCAGGCTGCACGTCACCGTGTCCCGCCGCTTCCTCTCCAAGCTCGACGCCGCTCACGACGGTCTCTCCCACGCCCTGCCCAGCGCCACCACCGAGCAGGTGCTGGAGGCGGCGCTCGACCTGCTCCTCGAGCGGCAGGCCTCCCGGCGGGGCCTGGTGAAGCGGCCCTCGCGCCCCTCGCCCACCGGCGCTCGTGAAGCCGCGCAGCCGGTCAGCGCTGCGGTCAGCACCGGAGCGCCCGGCCCTGGCGCCGGATCGGCCTCCGAGGTGCCGGGGGCAGCCTCCCGCGCACCAGGGAACGAGAGGACGGCGACACCGGCCGCGACCCAGGCCTCGACCCCGGCCTCGACCCCGGCCGCGCCCCCTGCTTCCCGTCACATCCCCGCCGCCGTCCGCCGCGAGGTCTGGCTGCGCGACGGCCAGCGCTGCCAGCACCCGCTCGACGCCGGCGGCACCTGCGGCTCCACGCTGCGGCTCGAGCTCGACCACCTGGTGCCGCTGGCCCTCGGCGGCCCATCCACCGCGGACAACCTCCAGGTCACCTGCGCCGCGCACAACCGGGCGGCGGCGAGGGCCACCCTCGGCGAGGCGCTGGCGGCCAGCGGCCGCGGGCGGGCGGGGCGCGGCTCGCGCGGGGATGGCCGGAGGCGCTGA